Part of the Georgenia sp. TF02-10 genome, GCTGACGGTCAGTGAGGTCGGCGCCAGCCGGCCGGCCGACGCGACCGCGGTGGCGGTGAGGAGCGGCCCGGTTGCCGGGCCCGGGGTTCCGGCGACCGTGAGGCCGGTGAAGTGGAGCTGGTCCGGGGGCTTCCTGATCTGCCGGGCGTCGAGGTCGTCCCGACGGGCGCGCGCGTCGTTGACCCGGCGGGCGACCACCTTGGCGTTGCGGTCGGCGTAGAACTTCTTGGCCGCGCGCGCTTCGGTACGCGGCCGGGCGTCGTCGTGCCCGACGCGCTGGCTGCCGGTCACCGCGGCCCGGAGCCGTTTCAGCTCGGCCTGCTCGTCGCGGTACTGCCGCTCCCACCGGGCCCGGGCGTCGGCGCGGGCCTGCAGGTAGTCGGTGTAGCTGCCGGTGAACTTCGTCGTCCCGATCCCCGAGCCCGGGCCGTCGTCGGCCAGCGGGCCGGACACGGCGTGCGGGACCGGGGCCGGGTCGAGATCGACCAGCGCGGTCACCGCCTCGTCCAGGAACGCGCGGTCGTGGCTGGCCATCAGCACCGGCCCGCCCCAGCCCAGCAGGACGCTGCGCAGGTGCGCGGCGGCGTCGTCGTCGAGATGGTTCGTGGGCTCGTCCAGCAGCAGGACCTCCGGGCCGCGCAGCAGCAGCCACGCCAGCGACAGCCGGGCGCGCTCCCCGCCCGACAGCTCCCCGGTCCGCCGGGCGCGGGGCAGGTCGGGCAGGCCG contains:
- a CDS encoding ATP-binding cassette domain-containing protein; this encodes MATPLSSSASAHLRIDGVSVSFPGRRVLTDISFVVPAGERVGLIGENGSGKSTLLRVAAGLMTPTAGTVTARAPGGGTPSIGLLHQEPPFGPAVTVGAAIESAVAPAHDAIAAVDRCAQALAGAPDDPAAADAYARALAEAERLGAWDVDTRIATMLAGLGLPDLPRARRTGELSGGERARLSLAWLLLRGPEVLLLDEPTNHLDDDAAAHLRSVLLGWGGPVLMASHDRAFLDEAVTALVDLDPAPVPHAVSGPLADDGPGSGIGTTKFTGSYTDYLQARADARARWERQYRDEQAELKRLRAAVTGSQRVGHDDARPRTEARAAKKFYADRNAKVVARRVNDARARRDDLDARQIRKPPDQLHFTGLTVAGTPGPATGPLLTATAVASAGRLAPTSLTVSGGEKWLVTGTNGAGNTTWEV